The following proteins are encoded in a genomic region of Primulina huaijiensis isolate GDHJ02 chromosome 3, ASM1229523v2, whole genome shotgun sequence:
- the LOC140973109 gene encoding uncharacterized protein isoform X5 — protein sequence MANPGSKFVSANLNKSYGQQQQQFNGGGGGYQGQASAAGWGRGGGGMLVLSKNRGSAQKAGSKLSVPPPLNLPSLRKEHERFDTSSPSRGIAPGSGAKSSSSRVGWTKPVSVAALSEKNESNAHVPLADVLEAKDGISRGTGSYVPPSARSNGLGLLGSSSGSVSRDFVPSTQKTMVLRGEDFPSLQAAKPVSSEASQKQKESLNQKQKHIVGEELNQKKRDVYHSSSFVNAQPSGQPSWNSTRNLSVEKSGEGRGIGRGRLAAQTSKEDEYFTSPLPLVRLNPRSDWADDERDTSHGFTERGRDAGYSKIDSYWDGNLDLLRPSFLAHKVAQSPYDGWGQRCNEAAGFDERDIFSGGLVGVIRKKRDAAKSTDFHDPIRESFQAELERVQKMQELERQRIIVEQEKALELARREEEDRQQRIREEEERQRRVEEEAREAAWRVEHERVEAIRIAEEHRIAREEEMRRIYMEEERRKQAAKQKLLDLEAKIAKREAQASTAARGNISAPNMVNDEQLEASVKEKDFSRTLDTWEDGERMVDKLTTSASFDPFAPSRPYEMSWRPYPPSEGSSNFFDGGKGIIRRDAFENGASFFPSALDQEIDHYSPRRDAFGGGRAASRAYSNVRARNSMRQPRVLPPPSLNSSQRAPFERPNDRSGPLAVLGDEIRYTNFARSLPIGQTFYDGSNQKGLELPEVEVKNITPEDHIQNNKSRCDSQSSLSVSSPPNSPPQLSHDELDGFEDSPVKAGIAEVKGNILSQSGSVVLNGKSGTGASVSGFSSEDEEWTIENDDTLQHQEEYDEDEDGYTAEDEVRDGDDENHELNEKFEVLEFEETEPSDMVDNVVLGFDEGVEVVLPSDDFESSSRTQDRTYGIPDISGNAGEKRGLVDEVPAEEQGLLNVNDMSDISANSSSVKIKESDLILESSIGQSVDASYSCRLDLLDCVDSLGSTGLPVQQSVTCSGDATAAVGQTSISSISSAGSPTDLPVKLQFGLFSGPSLIPSPVPAIQIGSIQMPLHIHLPLGQSFTCMDPSQPPVFQFGQMQYTSPISQGILPMPPQSMSFIKPNMQAQFNLNQRAGDSMYNQPARDVSSQNVAEFELNKLPGLVSGLPEQSHGSLSMGINSVLEADSRADHNIGRMTFVSSATDKEMKSKSLPRMEEEGDYGLAPKNYSPSSEEKESESQMKIMQQPVQAASRHKIFSGPRRLDRFYGGRRNNNSYILRHADTRSSFTTHGMPANSTGFPRRSQRTAQHTEFRIRENIGRGKGPLMVSFKDSDLDDNPSYTGKAMGDFRRSWSKRGTISNRPLKHRTKVEVSDNIDSQVVNPGDMVAKEMGKNVSFKSRNISYPSEANLPKKVSEDVDAPLLKGIVRVYEQPGIEAPSDEDDFIEVRSKRQMLNDRRDQREKEIKAKSITTKPPCKLHAPKPNSIVSGGTSKLAMPYENQESCLDVTVSESHQLAHDEVSTGFATSVFQPLAPIGTPINSEAQTIKPQTGSMTVVSSGEKGCESKNNGTNQIQLSSTSWSTSGINQQVMSLTQTKLEEAMKPMRYNSHNSIVGDHSSTASNAILPTKSISAKEKTFSSGACPINSLLAGEKIQFGAVTSPSVLPPSSRAVSHGIVAPGSNRNDVPISRNFSVAENGSSLFFGKENHSTDGCVPLQDCEAEASASASASASASAIYVDDLVRNGLGLLSAANVPDTKTFTGPDIDVITTGVIGGQQLVNESKGEELLTVSLPADLSVETTQISVWSPLPSSSGQMPSHFSSGPSHLPFYEVNPMLGSPLLAFGPHEESSGSLSHPQRSTAPSSGPIGNWQQWHSDVDSFYNPPAGCRLINQSGGIPGVQGGPHMVVYNHFAPVGQFGQYGQFGLSFMGTTFIPSGQTSTSVQVNDGDIHSINTTSTEHNASNMMAPIRHLAPGSPLMPMASPLPMFNLSPFQSAPDMSVQAQWGHIPISNGSVSTTLQPQVEAEFPSQVNHGHSVDHPVNVSMFAEPQIQTTSDNVPSFSVATESNMAPFSAELGLVDSMRSPGVVASGQSMVIHSSSYADNAESGEAGTPPEDSLGNHSSKHRNTSSVKTQILQKNLPIQQVKPAGHSHQRGGVAHRNNAGNEWSHRRTGFHGRSHSSGVDRGFPASKIKQIYVAKT from the exons ATGGCCAACCCTGGCTCCAAGTTTGTGTCAGCAAATCTGAACAAGTCTTAtgggcagcagcagcagcagtttaatggtggtggtggaggctATCAAGGGCAGGCTTCCGCTGCTGGGTGGGGCCGTGGTGGTGGAGGAATGCTGGTTCTGTCCAAGAACCGGGGCAGCGCTCAGAAGGCTGGTTCGAAGCTATCTGTTCCACCCCCCTTAAATTTGCCCTCCTTGAGGAAAGAACACGAGAGATTCGATACGTCCAGCCCCAGTCGTGGTATTGCTCCTGGTAGTGGAGCGAAGTCTTCTTCATCGCGTGTGGGCTGGACCAAACCGGTATCTGTTGCTGCCTTGTCCGAGAAGAATGAGAGCAATGCTCATGTTCCCTTGGCTGATGTGCTGGAAGCTAAGGATGGGATAAGCCGGGGCACTGGTTCTTATGTCCCTCCTTCAGCTCGTTCTAATGGGTTAGGACTTTTGGGTTCCAGTTCTGGTTCTGTCTCTCGGGATTTTGTACCTTCTACCCAGAAAACTATGGTTTTAAGAGGTGAGGATTTTCCATCTCTGCAGGCTGCGAAGCCCGTCTCTTCTGAGGCATCCCAGAAGCAAAAGGAATCTTTGAACCAGAAACAAAAGCATATCGTAGGTGAGGAATTGAATCAGAAGAAGAGAGACGTCTATCATTCGAGTTCGTTCGTTAATGCACAGCCTTCAGGGCAGCCTTCATGGAATTCTACCAGAAATTTGTCGGTAGAGAAGAGTGGTGAGGGCCGTGGGATAGGTAGGGGGCGACTGGCTGCTCAAACTAGTAAAGAGGATGAGTATTTTACTTCTCCACTACCACTAGTTCGCTTGAATCCAAGGTCAGACTGGGCAGATGATGAGCGTGACACAAGTCACGGGTTTACGGAACGTGGAAGAGATGCTGGATATTCGAAGATTGATAGTTATTGGGATGGGAATCTTGACTTACTCAGGCCGAGCTTTTTAGCTCATAAAGTAGCTCAGAGTCCATATGACGGATGGGGTCAACGATGCAATGAAGCTGCAGGTTTTGATGAAAGGGATATATTTTCAGGTGGCCTTGTTGGTGTTATTAGAAAGAAAAGAGATGCTGCAAAATCAACTGATTTTCACGATCCTATTAGAGAATCTTTTCAAGCAGAACTTGAAAGAGTTCAGAAAATGCAAGAGCTTGAAAGGCAGAGAATCATCGTAGAACAAGAAAAAGCTTTGGAGCTAGCTAGAAGAGAGGAGGAGGATAGACAACAAAGGATTAGGGAAGAGGAGGAACGGCAACGAAGGGTGGAAGAGGAAGCCCGAGAAGCTGCATGGAGAGTAGAACATGAGCGAGTAGAGGCAATTCGAATAGCAGAAGAGCACAGAATTGCCAGAGAGGAGGAAATGAGAAGAATTTATATGGAAGAAGAGAGAAGGAAGCAAGCTGCCAAACAGAAGCTTCTGGATTTGGAAGCTAAGATAGCTAAGAGGGAGGCCCAAGCGTCTACGGCTGCCAGGGGTAACATATCTGCACCTAACATGGTTAATGATGAACAACTAGAGGCTTCAGTTAAGGAAAAAGATTTCTCCAGGACTTTGGATACTTGGGAAGATGGTGAGAGAATGGTCGATAAGTTGACAACTTCAGCTTCATTCGATCCATTTGCTCCTAGCAGGCCTTACGAGATGAGCTGGAGACCTTACCCTCCTAGTGAGGGTTCCTCGAACTTTTTTGATGGGGGAAAAGGTATAATTCGAAGAGATGCTTTTGAAAATGGTGCTAGCTTCTTTCCGTCAGCGTTGGATCAGGAGATTGATCATTACAGTCCAAGAAGAGATGCATTTGGTGGTGGCAGAGCAGCGTCAAGGGCTTATTCTAATGTGAGGGCAAGGAATTCCATGAGACAGCCTCGTGTTCTTCCTCCTCCCTCACTTAATTCATCTCAGAGGGCTCCTTTTGAGCGACCTAATGACCGTTCTGGCCCCTTGGCTGTCCTCGGCGATGAAATTCGTTATACCAATTTTGCAAGAAGTTTACCAATTGGGCAAACATTTTATGACGGTAGTAATCAAAAGGGTCTTGAACTGCCTGAAGTGGAGGTTAAAAATATAACCCCTGAGGACCACATTCAAAACAATAAATCAAGGTGTGATTCACAATCTTCATTATCTGTTTCAAGCCCTCCAAATTCTCCTCCTCAGCTGTCCCATGATGAGTTGGATGGATTTGAAGATTCTCCAGTAAAAGCTGGTATAGCAGAAGTGAAAGGTAATATTTTATCTCAGAGTGGATCTGTTGTCTTGAATGGTAAATCTGGCACTGGGGCATCGGTTTCTGGTTTTTCTAGCGAGGATGAAGAATGGACTATTGAAAATGATGACACACTGCAACATCAAGAAGAATATGATGAGGATGAAGATGGCTACACAGCAGAAGATGAAGTGCGTGATGGCGATGACGAGAATCATGAGCTGAATGAAAAGTTTGAAGTCCTTGAATTCGAAGAAACAGAGCCATCTGATATGGTGGATAATGTGGTCTTAGGCTTTGACGAGGGTGTCGAAGTGGTACTACCGAGTGATGACTTTGAAAGTAGCTCAAGGACCCAAGATAGAACATATGGAATCCCCGACATTTCAGGTAATGCAGGGGAGAAAAGAGGACTAGTTGATGAGGTTCCTGCTGAAGAACAGGGCCTTCTGAATGTAAATGACATGTCTGATATAAGTGCAAATAGCTCCTCTGTTAAGATCAAAGAAAGTGACTTGATATTGGAAAGTTCTATTGGTCAATCTGTTGATGCTTCCTATTCCTGCAGATTAGATCTTTTAGACTGCGTTGATTCCTTGGGTAGCACTGGCTTACCTGTGCAGCAATCAGTCACATGCTCAGGCGATGCCACAGCAGCTGTTGGCCAGACTAGTATATCATCTATATCTTCTGCAGGAAGCCCGACTGATTTACCTGTTAAACTTCAGTTTGGGTTGTTTTCTGGTCCATCTTTGATACCTTCTCCTGTGCCGGCAATACAAATTGGTTCCATCCAGATGCCTCTCCACATCCATCTACCTCTTGGTCAATCCTTTACTTGCATGGATCCATCACAGCCTCCAGTGTTCCAGTTTGGCCAGATGCAGTATACATCTCCTATCTCACAGGGAATATTGCCCATGCCCCCCCAATCAATGTCTTTTATTAAGCCTAACATGCAGGCCCAATTTAATCTGAATCAGAGGGCTGGAGACTCTATGTATAATCAGCCTGCTCGAGATGTTTCTTCCCAGAATGTGGCAGAATTTGAGTTAAACAAGCTTCCAGGTCTCGTTTCGGGACTGCCTGAGCAATCTCATGGGAGCCTTTCCATGGGAATTAATTCTGTTTTGGAAGCAGACAGCCGTGCTGACCATAATATTGGTCGTATGACTTTTGTCTCAAGTGCTACTGATAAAGAAATGAAATCAAAATCTCTACCCCGAATGGAAGAAGAAGGAGATTATGGCTTAGCTCCAAAGAATTATTCACCATCATCCGAAGAAAAGGAATCTGAAAGTCAGATGAAGATCATGCAACAGCCAGTTCAGGCTGCTTCCAGGCATAAAATTTTCAGTGGACCTAGACGTCTTGATCGATTTTATGGTGGCAGGAGAAACAATAATTCCTATATACTCAGACATGCAGATACCAGATCATCTTTCACTACTCATGGCATGCCCGCGAATTCAACTGGCTTTCCGAGAAGGTCTCAACGAACTGCTCAACACACTGAATTCCGGATTCGGGAGAACATTGGCAGGGGGAAAGGACCTCTGATGGTTTCGTTTAAAGATTCAGACTTAGATGATAATCCAAGTTATACAGGAAAGGCCATGGGAGATTTTAGAAGAAGTTGGTCCAAGAGAGGTACCATTTCTAATAGACCTCTGAAGCACAGAACTAAAGTAGAAGTCTCTGATAATATTGATTCCCAGGTGGTCAATCCTGGAGACATGGTAGCAAAAGAGATGGGGAAAAATGTATCTTTTAAGAGCCGAAACATTTCCTACCCCAGTGAAGCAAATTTACCCAAAAAAGTTTCTGAGGATGTTGATGCTCCCTTGCTGAAGGGCATTGTTCGTGTTTACGAACAACCTGGTATAGAAGCTCCCAGCGATGAGGATGATTTTATTGAAGTCAGATCCAAAAGACAAATGTTGAATGATCGACGTGACCAAAGGGAAAAGGAAATCAAAGCGAAATCAATCACCACAAAG CCACCTTGCAAATTGCATGCTCCGAAACCAAATTCCATTGTCTCAGGAGGCACAAGTAAGCTCGCCATGCCATATGAGAACCAAGAATCTTGCTTGGATGTTACTGTCTCGGAGAGCCATCAGTTGGCACACGATGAAGTATCAACAGGGTTTGCCACATCTGTTTTCCAACCTCTGGCCCCAATTGGCACTCCTATAAATTCTGAAGCCCAGACTATCAA GCCCCAAACAGGTTCTATGACTGTTGTATCTAGTGGCGAAAAAGGATGTGAGAGTAAAAACAATGGAACAAACCAAATCCAATTGTCATCGACTTCTTGGAGCACTTCAGGGATTAACCAACAG GTTATGTCACTGACACAGACCAAACTTGAGGAGGCTATGAAACCTATGCGATACAATTCACACAATTCTATTGTTGGAGATCATTCCAGCACAGCTAGTAATGCTATCTTGCCAACAAAGTCCATTTCGGCCAAGGAGAAAACATTTTCCTCTGGTGCATGTCCAATCAATTCCTTGCTTGCTGGAGAGAAAATTCAATTTG GTGCTGTGACATCTCCTTCTGTTCTTCCTCCTAGTAGCCGTGCAGTATCACATGGGATTGTTGCTCCAGGTTCTAATCGAAACGATGTGCCAATATCTCGCAACTTTTCAGTGGCTGAAAATGGTAGTTCTCTTTTTTTCGGAAAGGAAAACCATTCCACTGATGGTTGTGTTCCATTACAAGATTGTGAGGCTGAAGCTTCTGCTTCTGCTTCTGCTTCTGCTTCTGCTTCTGCCatctatgttgatgatttagTCAGGAATGGGTTGGGGCTATTAAGTGCGGCTAATGTTCCAGATACCAAAACTTTTACCGGTCCTGATATTGATGTCATTACCACAG GTGTAATCGGAGGTCAGCAATTGGTAAATGAATCAAAAGGTGAGGAGTTGCTAACCGTATCCCTTCCAGCAGATCTCTCTGTCGAGACAACTCAAATCTCCGTGTGGTCACCATTGCCAAGTTCTTCTGGCCAGATGCCTTCTCATTTTTCTAGTGGTCCATCCCACTTACCTTTTTATGAGGTAAATCCAATGTTGGGCAGTCCACTTCTTGCTTTTGGTCCGCATGAGGAATCTTCTGGCTCATTATCACATCCACAAAGGAGTACAGCACCCAGTTCAGGACCTATTGGTAACTGGCAGCAATGGCATTCTGATGTGGACTCATTTTATAATCCTCCAGCTGGGTGCCGTCTAATTAATCAATCTGGAGGTATTCCTGGTGTTCAGGGGGGCCCACATATGGTTGTCTACAATCATTTTGCTCCAGTTGGTCAATTTGGTCAATATGGACAATTCGGTTTGAGTTTTATGGGAACCACCTTCATCCCTTCTGGACAAACTTCAACTTCTGTTCAAGTTAATGATGGAGACATACATAGCATAAATACGACATCCACTGAGCATAATGCTTCCAATATGATGGCTCCTATTCGGCATCTTGCCCCTGGATCTCCACTTATGCCTATGGCCTCACCCTTACCCATGTTTAATTTATCTCCATTTCAG TCTGCCCCTGATATGTCTGTCCAAGCTCAATGGGGGCATATTCCCATTTCCAATGGTTCAGTCTCGACGACCTTGCAGCCGCAAGTAGAAGCTGAATTTCCTTCGCAAGTCAATCATGGGCATTCCGTCGACCACCCTGTTAATGTTAGTATGTTTGCTGAACCTCAGATCCAAACAACGTCAGACAATGTCCCAAGTTTTTCTGTTGCCACAGAATCAAACATGGCCCCATTTTCTGCTGAACTTGGGCTAGTAGATTCAATGAGATCCCCTGGGGTTGTCGCATCTGGGCAGAGTATGGTGATTCATAGCTCTTCTTATGCTGACAATGCTGAATCTGGTGAGGCTGGCACGCCTCCTGAGGATAGCCTTGGCAATCATAGTAGCAAACACCGGAACACAAGTTCTGTAAAGACTCAAATTCTACAGAAGAATCTGCCCATCCAACAGGTTAAGCCTGCTGGTCACAGTCATCAAAGAGGGGGTGTTGCTCACAGGAACAATGCTGGAAATGAATGGTCACATCGTAGGACTGGTTTCCATGGAAGGAGCCATTCCAGTGGTGTGGATAGGGGTTTTCCtgcttcaaaaataaaacaaatatacgTGGCTAAAACATAG